In one window of Nesterenkonia sandarakina DNA:
- a CDS encoding CoA-binding protein translates to MSEQTLQHDDDATAEHPHGRWEAPSPSRRLQLLRSAKSVAIVGMSDKPARASYFVATYLLSSSSYTVYFVNPRLKEVLGQPVYASLKDLPEVPDIVDIFRRAEDVPGIAEEAAEIGAKTIWAQLGIESESAMQLAQDAGLNAVQNRCIKIEHGRFHGNLHLSGFNTGVISAKRQILDH, encoded by the coding sequence ATGAGCGAGCAGACATTGCAGCACGACGACGACGCCACGGCCGAACATCCCCATGGGCGCTGGGAGGCGCCGTCGCCCTCCCGCCGGCTGCAGCTGCTGCGCAGCGCGAAGTCTGTGGCGATCGTGGGCATGTCGGACAAGCCAGCCCGGGCCAGCTACTTCGTAGCCACCTATCTGCTGAGCTCTTCGAGCTACACGGTCTACTTCGTGAACCCGCGGCTCAAGGAGGTGCTGGGTCAGCCGGTCTACGCCTCGTTGAAGGACCTCCCGGAGGTCCCCGACATCGTGGACATCTTCCGTCGCGCCGAGGACGTCCCCGGGATCGCGGAGGAGGCGGCTGAGATCGGCGCGAAGACCATCTGGGCGCAGCTGGGGATCGAATCCGAGTCAGCCATGCAGCTGGCCCAGGACGCGGGGCTCAACGCGGTGCAGAACCGTTGCATCAAGATCGAGCACGGCCGCTTCCACGGCAACCTGCACCTCTCAGGCTTCAACACCGGCGTCATCTCCGCGAAGCGGCAGATCCTGGACCACTGA
- a CDS encoding O-acetylhomoserine aminocarboxypropyltransferase/cysteine synthase family protein, with protein MSDRQFGFRTRALHAGAVPDAVYGSRAVPIHQSTSFVFKDTDDAANLFALQKYGNIYSRIGNPTVSALEERVASLEGGIGAVATASGMSAEFLVFAALCGSGDHIVASSKLYGGTITQLDVTLRRFGIETTFVDSLEPADYEAAMQENTKVLYTEVVANPSSDIADLRGLSEVAHKHGVPLVVDSTLTTPYLIRPFEHGADIVIHSVTKFMGGHGTTLGGVVVESGTFPWDNGNFPAMTEPVASYGGLSWWGNFGEYGFLTKLRAEQLRDIGPSLGPQAAFNLIQGIETLPQRIDEHVANAQKVAEWLEADDRVDYVNYAGLPSHADHDRAKEMLPKGVGSVFSFGIRGGREAGARFIESLQLASHLANVGDVRTLILHPGSTTHQQLSPEQMSAAGIPEDLIRISVGIEDVDDIIWDLDQALETALSTAVEGDK; from the coding sequence ATGAGCGATCGCCAGTTCGGCTTCCGCACCCGCGCCCTGCACGCCGGGGCCGTCCCCGATGCCGTCTATGGATCGCGTGCCGTGCCCATCCACCAGTCCACCTCCTTCGTGTTCAAGGACACCGACGACGCCGCGAACCTCTTCGCGCTGCAGAAGTACGGGAACATCTACTCCCGGATCGGCAACCCCACGGTCTCGGCGCTGGAGGAGCGGGTAGCCTCCCTGGAGGGCGGCATCGGTGCGGTGGCCACCGCCTCCGGGATGAGCGCCGAGTTCCTGGTCTTCGCCGCGCTCTGCGGATCCGGGGACCACATCGTGGCCAGCTCCAAGCTCTACGGCGGCACCATCACCCAGCTCGACGTCACGCTGCGCCGGTTCGGGATCGAGACCACCTTCGTGGACTCCCTGGAGCCGGCGGACTACGAGGCCGCGATGCAGGAGAACACCAAGGTTCTCTACACCGAGGTGGTCGCGAACCCCAGCTCGGACATCGCTGACCTGCGCGGACTCTCCGAGGTCGCGCATAAGCACGGCGTGCCGCTGGTGGTGGACTCAACCTTGACCACCCCGTACCTGATCCGTCCCTTCGAACACGGCGCGGACATCGTGATCCACTCGGTCACCAAGTTCATGGGCGGCCACGGCACCACGCTGGGCGGGGTGGTCGTGGAGTCCGGGACGTTCCCCTGGGACAACGGGAACTTCCCTGCGATGACCGAACCGGTGGCCTCCTACGGCGGGCTCTCCTGGTGGGGCAACTTCGGGGAGTACGGGTTCCTGACCAAGCTGCGCGCCGAGCAGCTGCGCGACATCGGGCCCTCGCTGGGCCCGCAGGCGGCGTTCAACCTGATCCAGGGCATCGAGACGCTGCCGCAGCGGATCGATGAGCATGTGGCCAATGCCCAGAAGGTCGCAGAGTGGCTCGAGGCCGATGACCGCGTGGACTACGTGAACTACGCCGGGCTGCCCTCCCATGCCGATCACGACCGGGCCAAGGAGATGCTGCCCAAGGGCGTCGGTTCGGTGTTCAGCTTCGGGATCCGCGGGGGCCGCGAGGCCGGGGCCCGGTTCATCGAGTCTCTGCAGCTGGCCAGCCACCTGGCCAATGTGGGAGATGTGCGCACCCTGATCCTGCATCCGGGATCCACCACCCACCAGCAGCTCTCCCCGGAGCAGATGAGCGCGGCCGGGATCCCGGAGGATCTGATCCGCATCTCGGTGGGGATCGAGGATGTGGATGACATCATCTGGGACCTTGACCAGGCGCTGGAGACGGCGCTGAGCACCGCAGTCGAAGGAGACAAGTGA
- the acs gene encoding acetate--CoA ligase yields MSADVHAWADPQNEDERLAFWSAAANLLDWAAPWHQTHSWTPPNPVTRRGPEIAWYQGGTLNAAVNCVDRHVAAGHGERIALHFEGEPGDREDVSYAELGRRVNQAANALTSMGITRGDRVVIYLPVLVETIVITLACARIGAVHSLVFGGFSAEALKFRVEDTGAKLLVTTDGQFRRGKAVPVKANADAAVAEAGAAHGGNLEHVLVINRTDSDVEWTPGRDLWWHEVVETASTEHTPEFFDAETELFIMYTSGTTGKPKGLVHTTGGYLTGALYTYLRLFAHPDPARRTQDVHWCTADLAWVTAHTYEIYGPLAAGATQVIFEGTPNTPHEGRHFEIIERHKVTTYYTAPTLVRSLMGWFPDGVPAHYDLSSIRLAGTVGEAVNPEAWHWIRREIGRDTTDDAGQPALPMVDTWWQSESGSTVLSPRPEDSRFKPGAATRELPGWGAAVVDEAGDSVPSGEQGNIVLTHTGPSMARTVWGDPERYFSSYWEKYAQQGWFLAGDGARKDADGDIWILGRIDDVINISGHRLSTIEIESALVSHPDVVEAGVCPVFDPMTGHAAVAFTVLTTAAQQRLDSAGGTGSESEAELLRVLRHHVGEVIGPVAKPRTVIPVPEVPKTRSGKIMRRLLTQLHDGETLGDTTSLQNEPCVPRIEEICQRRGTAPRREEVAT; encoded by the coding sequence GTTGGACTGGGCCGCACCCTGGCACCAGACGCACTCCTGGACCCCACCGAACCCGGTCACCCGGCGCGGTCCGGAGATCGCCTGGTACCAGGGCGGGACTCTCAACGCGGCGGTGAACTGCGTGGACCGTCACGTCGCCGCCGGGCACGGCGAGCGGATCGCGCTGCACTTCGAGGGCGAGCCTGGGGACCGCGAGGACGTCAGCTACGCGGAGCTGGGCCGCCGGGTCAACCAGGCGGCGAACGCCCTGACCTCGATGGGCATCACCCGTGGCGACCGGGTGGTGATCTACCTGCCGGTGCTGGTGGAGACCATCGTGATCACCCTGGCCTGCGCCCGGATCGGCGCGGTGCACTCGCTGGTGTTCGGCGGATTCTCCGCCGAGGCGCTGAAGTTCCGGGTGGAGGACACCGGGGCGAAGCTGCTGGTCACCACAGATGGCCAGTTCCGCCGCGGCAAGGCCGTGCCGGTGAAGGCCAACGCTGATGCCGCCGTCGCCGAGGCGGGCGCTGCACACGGCGGCAACCTGGAACACGTCCTGGTGATCAACCGCACCGACTCGGACGTGGAGTGGACCCCCGGACGGGACCTCTGGTGGCACGAGGTGGTGGAGACCGCCTCCACCGAGCACACCCCGGAGTTCTTCGACGCCGAGACCGAGCTGTTCATCATGTACACCTCCGGGACCACCGGCAAGCCCAAGGGCCTGGTGCATACCACCGGGGGCTACCTCACCGGCGCGCTCTACACCTATCTGCGGCTCTTCGCCCACCCGGATCCGGCCCGGCGCACGCAGGACGTCCACTGGTGCACCGCCGACCTGGCCTGGGTCACCGCACACACCTATGAGATCTACGGGCCCCTGGCGGCCGGGGCCACCCAGGTGATCTTTGAAGGCACCCCGAACACCCCGCATGAGGGCCGGCACTTCGAGATCATCGAACGCCACAAGGTCACCACCTACTACACCGCGCCGACCCTGGTCCGCTCACTCATGGGCTGGTTCCCCGACGGCGTCCCGGCACACTATGACCTCTCCTCCATCCGGCTCGCCGGCACCGTGGGCGAGGCCGTGAACCCGGAGGCCTGGCACTGGATCCGCCGCGAGATCGGCCGGGACACCACCGACGACGCCGGCCAGCCTGCCCTGCCCATGGTGGACACCTGGTGGCAGTCCGAATCCGGGTCCACGGTGCTCTCCCCGCGCCCGGAAGATTCCAGGTTCAAGCCCGGAGCGGCGACCCGCGAGCTGCCCGGCTGGGGCGCCGCCGTCGTCGACGAGGCGGGCGACTCGGTGCCCAGCGGGGAGCAGGGAAACATCGTGCTCACCCACACCGGGCCCTCGATGGCGCGGACCGTCTGGGGAGACCCGGAACGCTACTTCAGCTCCTACTGGGAGAAGTACGCGCAGCAGGGCTGGTTCCTCGCCGGGGACGGGGCGCGGAAGGACGCCGACGGGGACATCTGGATCCTGGGCCGGATCGATGACGTCATCAACATCTCCGGTCACCGACTCTCCACCATCGAGATCGAATCCGCGCTGGTCTCCCACCCGGACGTGGTCGAGGCCGGGGTCTGCCCGGTCTTCGACCCCATGACCGGACACGCAGCCGTCGCCTTCACCGTGCTGACCACCGCCGCACAACAGCGTCTGGACTCCGCCGGAGGCACGGGCAGTGAGTCCGAGGCGGAGCTGCTGCGCGTGCTGCGCCACCACGTGGGCGAGGTGATCGGCCCGGTCGCGAAGCCGCGCACCGTCATCCCGGTTCCGGAGGTCCCCAAGACCCGCTCCGGGAAGATCATGCGCCGGCTGCTGACCCAGCTCCATGACGGGGAGACCCTGGGAGACACCACGAGCCTGCAGAATGAACCCTGTGTCCCGAGAATCGAAGAGATCTGCCAACGGCGCGGAACCGCGCCGAGGAGAGAAGAGGTAGCTACATGA